In the genome of Streptomyces collinus, one region contains:
- a CDS encoding siderophore-interacting protein has protein sequence MTTAVAAPFRFFSLQVVRTRRLGPSLVRVTFGGPDLHAFHSDGHDQSLSLFLPHPGQPEPVVPLELGDGWWQGWRELPEDVRAVMRSYTLRGLRRDPDEIDIDFALHGIEPGAPVQAGPASRWAARATAGDRVLLLGPAVADNRAIRFRPPEDTDLVVVWGDETAVPAASAIVEALPAGTRARVFLEVPHAGDIQDLATEADAEITWLVREERGAGGAPMALDALRAAHLPSAERPYVWIAGESGCVKELRRHFVRERGIDRRRVTFVGYWRRGVSEEQLRAEA, from the coding sequence ATGACTACCGCCGTAGCCGCCCCCTTCCGGTTCTTCTCCCTCCAGGTCGTGCGGACGAGGCGGCTCGGGCCGTCTCTGGTCCGGGTGACCTTCGGGGGACCCGATCTGCACGCCTTCCACTCCGACGGGCACGACCAGTCCCTGTCCCTGTTCCTGCCGCACCCCGGGCAGCCAGAGCCGGTCGTCCCGCTCGAACTGGGGGACGGCTGGTGGCAGGGCTGGCGCGAACTCCCGGAGGACGTCCGGGCCGTGATGCGGTCGTACACCCTGCGCGGCCTGCGCCGGGACCCGGACGAGATCGACATCGACTTCGCCCTGCACGGCATCGAGCCGGGCGCCCCGGTCCAGGCCGGCCCCGCCTCCCGCTGGGCCGCCCGGGCCACCGCCGGTGACCGGGTCCTGCTGCTCGGCCCGGCCGTGGCCGACAACCGGGCGATCCGCTTCCGGCCGCCCGAGGACACCGACCTCGTCGTCGTCTGGGGCGACGAGACCGCCGTCCCCGCGGCCTCGGCCATCGTCGAGGCACTGCCGGCCGGCACCCGCGCCCGGGTCTTCCTGGAGGTCCCGCACGCCGGCGACATCCAGGACCTGGCGACCGAGGCCGACGCCGAGATCACCTGGCTCGTCAGGGAGGAGCGGGGCGCCGGAGGGGCACCCATGGCCCTCGACGCCCTCCGCGCCGCCCATCTGCCCTCCGCCGAGCGGCCGTACGTCTGGATCGCCGGCGAGTCCGGGTGCGTGAAGGAGCTGCGCCGGCACTTCGTGCGCGAGCGCGGCATCGACCGCCGCAGGGTGACGTTCGTCGGCTACTGGCGCCGGGGCGTGAGCGAGGAGCAGCTGCGGGCGGAGGCGTAG
- a CDS encoding carboxyl transferase domain-containing protein produces the protein MHEAPELTSAADPASEAFRANEEGHHALVEELRTKLAAAAQGGGEKARARHTARGKLLPRDRVDTLLDPGSPFLELAPLAADGMYEGQAPAAGVIAGIGRVSGRETVIVANDATVKGGTYYPMTVKKHLRAQEVALDNRLPCVYLVDSGGAFLPMQDEVFPDRDHFGRIFYNQARMSGAGIPQIAAVLGSCTAGGAYVPAMSDEAVIVRNQGTIFLGGPPLVKAATGEVVTAEQLGGGEVHSRVSGVTDHLAENDAHALRIVRTIVSTLPSRGALPWEVTEATEPKVDPHGLYGAVPVDSRTPYDVREIIARVVDGSRFAEFKSEFGQTLVTGFARIHGHPVGIVANNGILFSESAQKGAHFIELCDQRGIPLVFLQNISGFMVGKDYEAGGIAKHGAKMVTAVACTRVPKLTVVVGGSYGAGNYSMCGRAYSPRFLWMWPNAKISVMGGEQAASVLATVKRDQLEGRGESWSAEDEDAFKAPIRAQYERQGNAYYASARLWDDGVIDPLDTRQVLGLALTACANAPLGDPQFGVFRM, from the coding sequence ATGCACGAGGCACCGGAGCTCACGAGCGCGGCAGACCCCGCGTCGGAGGCCTTTCGGGCCAACGAGGAGGGGCACCACGCCCTCGTCGAGGAGCTGCGCACCAAGCTCGCCGCCGCCGCACAGGGCGGCGGCGAGAAGGCCCGCGCCCGCCACACCGCGCGCGGCAAGCTGCTCCCCCGCGACCGCGTGGACACCCTCCTCGACCCGGGCTCGCCGTTCCTGGAGCTGGCCCCGCTCGCGGCCGACGGGATGTACGAGGGCCAGGCCCCGGCCGCCGGCGTCATCGCCGGCATCGGCAGGGTCAGCGGCCGCGAAACCGTGATCGTCGCCAACGACGCCACGGTCAAGGGCGGCACGTACTACCCGATGACGGTCAAGAAGCACCTCCGCGCCCAGGAGGTCGCCCTCGACAACCGCCTCCCCTGTGTCTACCTGGTGGACTCCGGCGGCGCCTTCCTCCCCATGCAGGACGAGGTCTTCCCGGACCGCGACCACTTCGGCCGCATCTTCTACAACCAGGCCCGCATGTCCGGCGCCGGCATCCCCCAGATCGCCGCGGTCCTCGGCTCCTGCACGGCCGGCGGCGCGTACGTCCCGGCGATGAGCGACGAGGCGGTGATCGTCCGCAACCAGGGCACGATCTTCCTCGGCGGCCCGCCCCTGGTGAAGGCGGCCACGGGCGAGGTCGTCACGGCGGAGCAGCTCGGCGGAGGCGAGGTCCACTCCCGCGTCTCGGGCGTCACGGACCATCTCGCGGAGAACGACGCGCACGCGCTCCGCATCGTCCGCACCATCGTCTCCACGCTCCCCTCCCGAGGAGCACTCCCCTGGGAGGTCACGGAGGCGACGGAGCCGAAGGTCGACCCGCACGGCCTCTACGGCGCGGTCCCGGTCGACTCCCGCACCCCCTACGACGTGCGCGAGATCATCGCCCGGGTCGTCGACGGCTCCCGTTTCGCCGAGTTCAAGTCCGAGTTCGGCCAGACCCTGGTCACCGGCTTCGCCCGGATCCACGGGCATCCGGTGGGCATCGTCGCCAACAACGGCATCCTGTTCTCCGAGTCCGCCCAGAAGGGCGCCCACTTCATCGAGCTGTGCGACCAGCGCGGCATCCCCCTGGTCTTCCTCCAGAACATCTCGGGCTTCATGGTCGGCAAGGATTACGAGGCGGGCGGCATCGCCAAGCACGGCGCCAAGATGGTCACCGCGGTGGCCTGCACCCGCGTACCGAAGCTGACGGTCGTGGTCGGCGGCTCGTACGGCGCGGGCAACTACTCCATGTGCGGCAGGGCGTACTCCCCCCGCTTCCTGTGGATGTGGCCCAACGCCAAGATCTCGGTGATGGGCGGCGAGCAGGCCGCCTCGGTCCTCGCAACCGTCAAGCGGGACCAGCTGGAGGGCCGCGGCGAGTCCTGGTCCGCGGAGGACGAGGACGCCTTCAAGGCCCCGATCCGCGCCCAGTACGAACGCCAGGGCAACGCCTACTACGCGTCGGCCCGCCTCTGGGACGACGGTGTGATCGACCCGCTGGACACCCGTCAGGTCCTGGGCCTGGCCCTGACCGCCTGCGCCAACGCGCCCCTGGGTGACCCCCAGTTCGGCGTCTTCCGGATGTGA
- a CDS encoding SACE_7040 family transcriptional regulator, whose translation MTTRTDAPTRREQILKEAARLFAERGFHGVGVDEIGAAVGISGPGLYRHFAGKDAMLAELLVGISGQLLTGAKRRLAEADGGGAEAVLDSLIEGHIDFALDDRPLITLHDRELDRLRDSDRKMVRQLQRQYVELWVGVVREVYPGLGEPAARSAVHSVFGLLNSTPHLGRGGSPLPGRGATAELLHRMARGAFAAVGV comes from the coding sequence ATGACCACCAGAACCGACGCCCCCACCCGCCGCGAGCAGATCCTCAAGGAGGCCGCGCGGCTGTTCGCCGAGCGGGGCTTCCACGGGGTCGGGGTCGACGAGATAGGCGCCGCGGTCGGGATCAGCGGGCCCGGGCTGTACCGGCACTTCGCGGGCAAGGACGCGATGCTCGCGGAGCTGCTGGTGGGGATCAGCGGGCAGCTGCTGACCGGGGCGAAGCGGAGGCTGGCGGAGGCGGACGGGGGTGGGGCGGAGGCGGTCCTCGACTCGCTGATCGAGGGGCATATCGACTTCGCGCTCGATGACCGGCCTCTGATCACCCTGCACGACCGGGAGCTGGACCGCCTGCGGGACAGCGACCGGAAGATGGTGCGGCAGTTGCAGCGGCAGTACGTGGAGCTGTGGGTCGGGGTGGTCCGGGAGGTGTACCCGGGGCTCGGGGAGCCGGCGGCCCGGTCCGCTGTCCACTCGGTGTTCGGGCTGCTGAACTCGACGCCGCATCTGGGGAGGGGTGGGTCGCCGCTCCCCGGGCGGGGGGCTACGGCGGAGCTGCTGCATCGGATGGCCCGGGGGGCGTTTGCGGCGGTGGGGGTTTAG
- a CDS encoding ABC transporter substrate-binding protein, producing MSNARTARFSRRGLLAAGGALGLGALVTACGSEDSKDGGSDAKGAAKSGPWSFKDDRGKTVSLDQVPTKIVAFIGVAAALHDYGIEVEGVFGPTKTKDGKADVQAGDMDVSKLTVFGNRFDQFNVEQYAAFQPEVLITTTFDAAGTLWYVPEASKDKIAKLAPSVALSVFDRQMPKPLQRMAELAKSLGADLKDAKVVEAKKRFEAASERLRKAAKSRPEIKVLAGSASDAIFYVSGSNFSIDLEYFKALGVNLVEPPKKAMEANGGWFENLSWENVDKYPADVIMMDDRASTIQPADITEATWKKLPAVKAGQVIARSPEPILSYDKCTPLVENLAKAIESAKKVS from the coding sequence ATGTCGAACGCCAGAACCGCCCGCTTCTCCCGTCGCGGCCTGCTCGCCGCCGGTGGTGCTCTCGGGCTCGGCGCCCTCGTGACCGCGTGTGGCAGTGAAGACTCCAAGGACGGCGGCTCGGACGCGAAGGGCGCCGCCAAGTCCGGGCCCTGGTCCTTCAAGGACGACCGCGGCAAGACCGTGAGCCTGGACCAGGTCCCCACGAAGATCGTCGCGTTCATCGGTGTCGCCGCCGCCCTGCACGACTACGGCATCGAGGTCGAGGGCGTCTTCGGCCCGACCAAGACCAAGGACGGCAAGGCCGACGTCCAGGCCGGCGACATGGACGTCAGCAAGCTGACCGTCTTCGGCAACCGCTTCGACCAGTTCAACGTCGAGCAGTACGCGGCCTTCCAGCCCGAGGTGCTCATCACCACCACCTTCGACGCCGCCGGCACCCTCTGGTACGTCCCCGAGGCGTCCAAGGACAAGATTGCCAAGCTCGCCCCGAGCGTGGCCCTCTCGGTCTTCGACCGTCAGATGCCGAAGCCGCTGCAGCGCATGGCGGAGCTCGCCAAGTCGCTCGGCGCCGACCTGAAGGACGCGAAGGTCGTCGAGGCGAAGAAGCGTTTCGAGGCCGCCTCCGAGCGGCTGCGCAAGGCCGCCAAGTCCCGCCCCGAGATCAAGGTGCTGGCCGGTTCCGCCTCGGACGCCATCTTCTACGTCTCCGGCTCCAACTTCTCCATCGACCTGGAGTACTTCAAGGCCCTCGGCGTGAACCTCGTCGAGCCCCCGAAGAAGGCCATGGAGGCCAACGGCGGCTGGTTCGAGAACCTCAGCTGGGAGAACGTCGACAAGTACCCGGCCGACGTCATCATGATGGACGACCGCGCCTCGACCATCCAGCCGGCCGACATCACCGAGGCGACCTGGAAGAAGCTGCCCGCGGTCAAGGCCGGCCAGGTCATCGCGCGTTCGCCCGAGCCGATCCTGTCGTACGACAAGTGCACGCCTCTGGTGGAGAACCTCGCGAAGGCGATCGAGAGCGCGAAGAAGGTCTCCTGA
- a CDS encoding acyl-CoA dehydrogenase family protein, producing MDYRLSPELEELRRTVEEFAHEVVAPKIGDFYERHEFPYEIVREMGRMGLFGLPFPEEYGGMGGDYLALGVALEELARVDSSVAITLEAGVSLGAMPLHLYGTEAQKREWLPRLCSGELLGAFGLTEPDGGSDAGATRTTARLDESTNEWVINGTKCFITNSGTSITGLVTVTAVTGRTADGKPQISSIIVPTGTPGFAVAAPYSKVGWNASDTRELSFTDVRVPAENLLGEEGRGYAQFLRILDEGRIAIAALATGLAQGCVDESVKYARERLAFGKPIGANQAIQFKIADMEMKAHTARLTWRDAAVRLVSGAPFKKEAALAKLHSSTVAVDNAREATQIHGGYGFMNEYPVARMWRDSKILEIGEGTSEVQRMLIARELGLVG from the coding sequence ATGGACTACCGTCTCTCCCCCGAGCTGGAGGAACTGCGCCGCACCGTCGAGGAGTTCGCACACGAGGTGGTGGCGCCGAAGATCGGCGACTTCTACGAGCGGCACGAGTTCCCGTACGAGATCGTCCGCGAGATGGGCCGCATGGGCCTGTTCGGGCTGCCGTTCCCCGAGGAGTACGGCGGCATGGGCGGCGACTACCTGGCCCTGGGCGTGGCCCTGGAGGAACTGGCGCGGGTCGACTCCTCGGTGGCGATCACCCTGGAGGCCGGCGTCTCGCTCGGCGCGATGCCGCTCCATCTCTACGGCACCGAGGCCCAGAAGCGCGAGTGGCTCCCCCGCCTCTGCTCGGGCGAACTCCTGGGCGCCTTCGGCCTGACGGAGCCGGACGGCGGCAGCGACGCGGGCGCGACGCGCACGACGGCCCGCCTGGACGAGTCGACCAACGAGTGGGTCATCAACGGCACGAAGTGCTTCATCACCAACTCGGGCACGAGCATCACGGGCCTGGTGACGGTCACGGCGGTCACCGGCCGCACGGCCGACGGCAAGCCGCAGATCTCCTCGATCATCGTCCCGACCGGCACCCCGGGCTTCGCGGTCGCCGCCCCGTACTCCAAGGTCGGCTGGAACGCCTCGGACACCCGTGAACTGTCCTTCACGGACGTCCGCGTCCCTGCGGAGAACCTTCTGGGCGAGGAGGGCCGCGGCTACGCCCAGTTCCTGCGCATCCTCGACGAGGGCCGCATCGCGATCGCGGCGCTGGCGACGGGCCTGGCGCAGGGCTGCGTCGACGAATCGGTCAAGTACGCCCGGGAGCGCCTCGCGTTCGGCAAGCCGATCGGCGCGAACCAGGCCATCCAGTTCAAGATCGCCGACATGGAGATGAAGGCTCACACGGCCCGCCTCACTTGGCGCGACGCAGCGGTCCGCCTGGTGTCCGGCGCCCCCTTCAAGAAGGAAGCGGCCCTGGCGAAGCTCCACTCGTCCACGGTCGCGGTGGACAACGCCCGCGAGGCCACCCAGATCCACGGCGGCTACGGCTTCATGAACGAGTACCCGGTCGCCCGCATGTGGCGCGACTCCAAGATCCTGGAGATCGGCGAGGGCACGAGCGAGGTCCAGCGGATGCTGATCGCACGGGAGTTGGGGCTGGTGGGCTGA
- a CDS encoding acyl-CoA dehydrogenase family protein — protein sequence MRRTVFNEDHEAFRETLRAFIEAEVVPVYDEWFAAGQAPRDFYYKLGELGIFGINVPEEFGGAGLDSHKFEAVLYEETARAGVAFGGSGVHVLLALPYIKMLATDEQKKRFLPKFVSGEEMWAIAMTEPGTGSDLAGMKSTAKLSEDGTHYVLNGAKTFITGGVHADRMIVCARTAAPTAEDRRHGISLFAVDTKSEGYSVGRKLDKLGLKTSDTAELAFVDVKVPVEDLLGEENKGFYYLGHNLASERWGIAFGAYAQAKAAVRFAKQYVQDRTVFGKTVASFQNTKFELAACQAEVDAAEAVADRATEALDAGELTPAEAASAKLFCTEVAHRVIDRCLQLHGGYGFMNEYPIARLYADNRVNRIYGGTSEIMKSIIAKDMGL from the coding sequence GTGCGCCGTACGGTGTTCAACGAGGATCACGAGGCGTTCCGGGAGACCCTTCGCGCCTTCATCGAGGCCGAGGTCGTACCCGTGTACGACGAGTGGTTCGCGGCGGGCCAGGCGCCCCGCGACTTCTACTACAAGCTCGGTGAGCTGGGCATCTTCGGCATCAACGTCCCCGAGGAGTTCGGCGGCGCGGGCCTGGACAGCCACAAGTTCGAAGCCGTGCTGTACGAGGAGACCGCTCGTGCGGGCGTCGCCTTCGGCGGCTCCGGCGTGCACGTGCTGCTCGCCCTGCCGTACATCAAGATGCTCGCCACCGACGAGCAGAAGAAGCGCTTCCTCCCCAAGTTCGTCTCCGGCGAGGAGATGTGGGCCATCGCGATGACGGAGCCGGGCACCGGTTCCGACCTCGCGGGCATGAAGTCCACCGCCAAGCTGAGCGAGGACGGCACCCACTACGTCCTCAACGGCGCCAAGACCTTCATCACCGGCGGCGTGCACGCCGACCGCATGATCGTCTGCGCCCGCACCGCCGCCCCGACCGCCGAGGACCGCCGCCACGGCATCTCCCTCTTCGCCGTCGACACCAAGTCCGAGGGCTACTCCGTCGGCCGCAAGCTCGACAAGCTCGGCCTGAAGACCTCCGACACCGCCGAGCTGGCGTTCGTCGACGTCAAGGTGCCCGTCGAGGACCTCCTCGGCGAGGAGAACAAGGGCTTCTACTACCTCGGCCACAACCTGGCCTCCGAGCGCTGGGGCATCGCCTTCGGCGCCTACGCCCAGGCCAAGGCCGCCGTCCGGTTCGCCAAGCAGTACGTCCAGGACCGCACCGTCTTCGGCAAGACGGTCGCGTCCTTCCAGAACACCAAGTTCGAGCTGGCCGCCTGCCAGGCCGAGGTGGACGCCGCCGAGGCCGTCGCCGACCGCGCGACCGAGGCCCTGGATGCCGGCGAGCTCACCCCCGCCGAGGCCGCCTCCGCGAAGCTGTTCTGCACCGAGGTCGCCCACCGCGTCATCGACCGCTGCCTCCAGCTGCACGGCGGCTACGGCTTCATGAACGAGTACCCGATCGCCCGCCTGTACGCGGACAACCGCGTCAACCGCATCTACGGCGGCACCAGCGAGATCATGAAGTCGATCATCGCCAAGGACATGGGCCTGTAA
- a CDS encoding ATP-binding protein, whose amino-acid sequence MFETVLVANRGEIAVRVIRTLRSMGVRSVAVFSDADADARHVREADTAVRIGPAPASESYLSVERLLEAAGRTGARAVHPGYGFLAENAAFARACAEAGLAFIGPPADAIALMGDKIRAKETVREAGVPVVPGGRDPELAEAARELGAPVLLKPSAGGGGKGMRLVRDLTRLEEEIASARREARASFGDDTLLVERWIDRPRHIEIQVLADGHGNVVHLGERECSLQRRHQKIIEEAPSVLLDEETRSAMGEAAVQAARSCGYRGAGTVEFIVPGNDPSSYYFMEMNTRLQVEHPVTELITGLDLVEWQLRVAAGEPLGFTQQDVRLTGHAVEARICAEDPARGFLPSGGTVLKLREPQGDGVRTDSGLTEGTEVGSLYDPMLSKVIAYGPDRATALRKLRAALAETVTLGVQTNAGFLRRLLAHPSVVSGDMDTGLVEREVEGLVPTDVPEEVYEAAAAVRLEALKPEPGGWTDPFSVPNGWRLGGEPKPAAFHLRVQEPLEYTPRGTATVTGDRVAVTLDGVRHTFHRAADWLGRDGDAWHVRDHDPVAASLTRAAHAGADSLTAPMPGTVTVVKVAVGDEVSAGQSLLVVEAMKMEHVIAAPHAGKVTELDVAPGTTVSMDQVLAVIAPHEEAAE is encoded by the coding sequence ATGTTCGAGACAGTACTGGTGGCCAACCGGGGCGAGATCGCCGTACGCGTCATCCGGACGCTGCGGTCGATGGGCGTGCGCTCGGTGGCCGTCTTCTCCGACGCGGACGCCGACGCCCGGCACGTCCGCGAGGCGGACACGGCGGTCCGGATCGGCCCGGCCCCGGCGTCCGAGAGCTATCTCTCGGTGGAGCGCCTGCTGGAGGCCGCGGGCCGCACGGGCGCCCGGGCCGTCCACCCCGGCTACGGCTTCCTCGCCGAGAACGCCGCCTTCGCGCGGGCGTGCGCCGAGGCCGGCCTGGCCTTCATCGGCCCTCCGGCGGACGCGATCGCGCTGATGGGCGACAAGATCCGCGCCAAGGAAACGGTCCGCGAGGCCGGTGTCCCCGTCGTCCCCGGCGGCCGTGACCCGGAATTGGCCGAGGCGGCCCGCGAACTGGGCGCGCCCGTCCTGCTGAAGCCCAGCGCGGGCGGCGGCGGCAAGGGCATGCGCCTGGTGCGGGACCTGACCCGCCTGGAGGAGGAGATCGCCTCGGCCCGCCGTGAGGCCCGCGCCTCCTTCGGCGACGACACGCTCCTCGTCGAGCGCTGGATCGACCGCCCCCGCCACATCGAGATCCAGGTCCTGGCGGACGGCCACGGGAACGTGGTCCACCTCGGGGAGCGCGAGTGCTCCCTCCAGCGCCGCCACCAGAAGATCATCGAGGAGGCACCGAGCGTGCTCCTCGACGAGGAGACGCGCTCCGCGATGGGCGAGGCGGCGGTCCAGGCGGCCCGCTCGTGCGGCTACCGGGGCGCGGGCACGGTGGAGTTCATCGTCCCCGGCAACGATCCGTCGTCGTACTACTTCATGGAGATGAACACCCGCCTCCAGGTGGAGCACCCGGTCACGGAGCTGATCACGGGCCTGGACCTGGTCGAGTGGCAGCTGCGGGTCGCGGCCGGGGAGCCCCTCGGCTTCACCCAGCAGGACGTACGGCTGACCGGTCACGCCGTGGAGGCCCGCATCTGCGCCGAGGACCCGGCGCGCGGCTTCCTCCCCTCCGGCGGCACCGTCCTGAAGCTGCGCGAACCGCAGGGCGACGGCGTCCGCACCGACTCGGGCCTCACCGAGGGCACGGAGGTCGGCAGCCTCTACGACCCGATGCTCTCCAAGGTCATCGCCTACGGCCCCGACCGGGCGACGGCCCTGCGCAAGCTCCGGGCGGCCCTGGCGGAGACGGTCACGCTCGGCGTGCAGACGAACGCCGGTTTCCTGCGCCGCCTGCTCGCCCACCCGTCGGTCGTCTCCGGCGACATGGACACGGGCCTGGTCGAGCGCGAGGTCGAGGGACTGGTCCCCACGGACGTACCGGAGGAGGTGTACGAGGCGGCGGCGGCCGTACGTCTGGAGGCCCTGAAGCCGGAGCCGGGCGGGTGGACGGACCCCTTCTCGGTGCCGAACGGCTGGCGCCTGGGCGGCGAACCGAAGCCGGCCGCCTTCCACCTGCGGGTGCAGGAGCCCTTGGAGTACACCCCGCGCGGCACCGCCACGGTCACCGGCGACCGGGTCGCCGTGACACTCGACGGCGTCCGCCACACCTTCCACCGCGCCGCCGACTGGCTCGGCCGCGACGGCGACGCCTGGCACGTCCGCGACCACGACCCGGTCGCCGCGTCCCTCACCCGCGCCGCCCACGCGGGCGCCGACTCGCTGACCGCGCCGATGCCGGGCACGGTGACGGTGGTGAAGGTGGCCGTCGGCGACGAGGTGAGCGCCGGTCAGAGCCTGCTGGTGGTGGAGGCGATGAAGATGGAGCACGTCATCGCCGCGCCGCACGCGGGCAAGGTCACCGAGCTGGACGTGGCCCCCGGCACCACGGTCTCCATGGACCAGGTGCTGGCGGTCATCGCACCGCATGAGGAGGCGGCGGAATGA
- a CDS encoding acyl-CoA thioesterase has product MSQALQDLLDLLDLEPIEENIFRGQSRSAVVPRVFGGQVAAQALVAAGRTVPADRPPHSLHAYFLRMGDPGAPIVYNVERIRDGRSFTTRRVVAVQHGRPIFSLSASFQEHEEGMDHQTPMPPAPDPAALPTSQERFRGYDHLDPKVVEHFLAAREAIDLRYVEEPPYGRFGQPREPHSQVWFRTNGKLDGPVDSALLHIVLATYVSDMTLLDSVLLAHGRGGWAVGDVVGASLDHAMWFHRPFRADEWLLYDQESPSASGGRGLGQARIYTQDGRLAVSVIQEGVVRVPR; this is encoded by the coding sequence ATGAGCCAGGCACTCCAGGATCTCCTCGATCTGCTCGACCTCGAGCCGATCGAGGAGAACATCTTCCGCGGCCAGTCCCGCTCCGCCGTGGTCCCCCGGGTCTTCGGTGGCCAGGTCGCGGCCCAGGCGCTGGTCGCCGCCGGGCGTACCGTCCCGGCGGACCGGCCGCCCCACTCCCTCCACGCGTACTTCCTGCGCATGGGCGACCCCGGCGCGCCCATCGTCTACAACGTCGAGCGCATCCGCGACGGCCGCTCCTTCACCACCCGGCGGGTGGTCGCGGTCCAGCACGGCCGGCCGATCTTCTCGCTGTCCGCGTCCTTCCAGGAGCACGAGGAGGGCATGGACCACCAGACGCCCATGCCGCCCGCCCCGGACCCGGCGGCGCTGCCCACCTCGCAGGAGCGCTTCCGCGGCTACGACCACCTCGACCCCAAGGTCGTCGAGCACTTCCTCGCCGCCCGTGAGGCCATCGACCTGCGCTACGTCGAGGAGCCGCCCTACGGGCGGTTCGGGCAGCCTCGCGAGCCGCACTCCCAGGTGTGGTTCCGCACCAACGGCAAGCTCGACGGGCCCGTCGACAGTGCCCTGCTGCACATCGTCCTCGCCACCTACGTCTCCGACATGACCCTGCTCGACTCGGTCCTGCTCGCGCACGGCCGCGGCGGCTGGGCGGTCGGCGACGTCGTCGGGGCTTCCCTGGACCACGCCATGTGGTTCCACCGGCCCTTCCGCGCCGACGAATGGCTGTTGTACGACCAGGAGTCCCCGTCGGCGTCCGGCGGCCGCGGTCTCGGCCAGGCCCGCATCTACACCCAGGACGGCCGGCTCGCCGTGTCGGTCATCCAGGAGGGCGTGGTGCGCGTTCCCCGCTGA
- a CDS encoding hydroxymethylglutaryl-CoA lyase translates to MTVPGLPMAVPSRDLPTRVRIHEVGARDGLQNEKATVPTEVKAEFIHRLADAGLTTIEATSFVHPKWVPQLADAEALFPTVADLPVALPVLVPNERGLDRALGLGARRVAVFASATESFAKANLNRTVDEALAMFEPVVSRAKAASVHVRGYLSMCFGDPWEGAVPIPQVVKVCRALLDMGCDELSLGDTIGVATPGHVVALLAALDEAGVPPTALGVHFHDTYGQALANTLAALQQGVTTVDASAGGLGGCPYAKSATGNLATEDLVWMLRGLGIDTGIDLGRLVATSTWMASQLGRPSPSRTVRALSHEDTEEH, encoded by the coding sequence ATGACGGTTCCAGGGCTCCCGATGGCCGTCCCGAGCAGGGACCTGCCCACGCGCGTCCGCATCCACGAGGTCGGCGCCCGCGACGGCCTGCAGAACGAGAAAGCGACGGTCCCCACGGAGGTCAAGGCGGAGTTCATCCACCGCCTGGCCGACGCGGGCCTGACGACGATCGAGGCGACGAGCTTCGTCCACCCCAAGTGGGTGCCCCAGCTGGCGGACGCGGAAGCGCTGTTCCCGACAGTCGCAGACCTCCCCGTCGCGCTCCCGGTCCTGGTCCCGAACGAGCGCGGTCTGGACCGTGCCCTGGGGCTGGGCGCCCGGCGGGTGGCGGTCTTCGCCAGCGCGACGGAGTCCTTCGCCAAGGCCAACCTCAACCGCACGGTGGACGAGGCCCTGGCCATGTTCGAGCCGGTGGTGAGCCGCGCGAAGGCCGCATCGGTCCACGTCCGCGGCTATCTCTCGATGTGCTTCGGCGACCCGTGGGAGGGCGCGGTCCCGATCCCCCAAGTGGTGAAGGTCTGCCGGGCCCTGCTGGACATGGGCTGCGACGAACTGAGCCTGGGCGACACGATCGGCGTGGCGACCCCGGGCCATGTGGTCGCGCTCCTCGCGGCCCTGGACGAGGCGGGCGTCCCGCCCACCGCCCTCGGCGTGCACTTCCACGACACCTACGGCCAGGCCCTCGCCAACACGCTCGCGGCGCTCCAGCAGGGCGTCACCACGGTCGACGCCTCGGCGGGCGGCCTCGGCGGCTGCCCGTACGCGAAGTCGGCCACCGGCAACCTCGCCACCGAAGACCTCGTGTGGATGCTGCGGGGCCTCGGCATCGACACCGGAATCGACCTCGGCCGTCTCGTCGCCACAAGCACCTGGATGGCCTCCCAACTGGGCCGACCGAGCCCGTCCCGCACCGTCCGAGCCCTGTCCCACGAGGACACCGAGGAGCACTGA